Proteins encoded by one window of Flavobacterium sp. N502540:
- a CDS encoding glycosyltransferase translates to MKKRKILFLGESYRADAITWMKGLEEFGGFEICTWELQTPNHSKLSRFKRILEYLFSPLSIRKKIKQEKPDMIIAERTTSYGFLAAISGMHPIAIAQQGRTDLWPEGSILLPFKKFIQKHAFKKADLIHAWGPVMTFSMKAIGVDMSKVLVLPKGIDLSLFTPSINNSTKIEAIVTRSLQPEYRHDSILKAFGILHQKGIDFSLTIVGDGTRLQSLKDLAAALQIEKKVIFTGRIPNTELPKLLQQSNIYISMPITEGVSASLFEAMACNCYPVISDIPGNQSWIRHRENGQLIEIDNIEMLAEELIWSFENSELRNQAIIRNRKFVEENANYSTNMKIISEKYHELLDLKRN, encoded by the coding sequence ATGAAAAAAAGGAAAATACTTTTTCTTGGAGAATCTTATCGTGCTGACGCCATTACGTGGATGAAAGGCCTTGAAGAATTTGGCGGTTTTGAAATTTGCACCTGGGAACTTCAGACCCCCAACCATTCCAAACTCAGCCGATTCAAACGTATTTTAGAATATCTTTTCTCTCCCCTTTCGATTCGAAAAAAAATCAAACAGGAAAAACCGGACATGATTATTGCCGAAAGAACCACTAGTTATGGTTTTCTGGCTGCAATTTCAGGAATGCATCCTATTGCGATTGCACAACAAGGCAGAACCGATTTATGGCCGGAAGGTTCAATACTACTTCCTTTTAAAAAATTCATTCAGAAACACGCGTTCAAAAAAGCAGATTTAATACACGCCTGGGGACCGGTCATGACCTTTTCGATGAAAGCAATTGGCGTAGACATGAGCAAAGTTTTAGTCCTCCCAAAAGGAATTGATTTATCCCTTTTCACACCATCAATAAATAATTCGACAAAAATCGAAGCGATTGTCACCCGCTCTTTACAGCCGGAATACCGTCATGATTCCATTTTAAAAGCCTTTGGTATTTTACACCAAAAAGGAATTGACTTTTCATTAACCATCGTGGGCGACGGAACCCGACTGCAATCTTTGAAAGACTTAGCCGCAGCATTGCAAATTGAAAAAAAAGTAATTTTCACCGGAAGAATTCCGAATACAGAACTCCCTAAATTATTACAGCAATCTAACATTTACATCAGCATGCCCATTACCGAAGGGGTCTCGGCATCTTTATTTGAAGCCATGGCCTGCAATTGCTATCCAGTTATCTCGGACATTCCCGGAAACCAAAGCTGGATCAGACATCGCGAAAACGGACAATTGATTGAAATCGACAATATCGAAATGCTTGCCGAAGAATTGATCTGGTCTTTTGAAAATTCGGAATTAAGAAATCAAGCTATCATCCGAAATAGAAAATTTGTCGAGGAAAATGCAAATTACAGTACCAACATGAAGATTATTTCTGAGAAGTATCATGAATTGCTTGATTTAAAAAGAAATTAA
- the hisC gene encoding histidinol-phosphate transaminase: protein MSNRRIWLKQIGLGTIGLGTIGLGLYPFETFATGTTEPIIPSTDNSPILLRSNENPYGPSPKAREAMAKSINISNRYGWNLSPELIALLAKKNTVSDNNILLGAGSTEILDLILQYTALQKGNFIIAETTFDYWTAPAEKLGIKKIAVPLTKDKKHDLAAMLKAIDNDTKMVYICNPNNPTGTLCQREELISFIKEATQKTLVFVDEAYIDFTNERSLSDLVVTNKNLIITKTFSKMYGLAGARIGYALAHSATIEELSILKSSPNLSVSVVSIAAAIASLNDESFIRQVRTSNEEVKKYTITQLNLLNLTCIPSYSNFIYFSLENYKKDYFQQLKDHNISGTKIYEENGKWTRITIGTMKEMQQFIQAIK, encoded by the coding sequence ATGAGCAACAGAAGAATTTGGTTAAAACAAATTGGCCTAGGAACTATTGGACTAGGAACTATTGGACTAGGACTTTATCCTTTTGAAACATTTGCCACCGGCACTACTGAGCCTATAATACCCTCTACAGATAATTCACCCATATTGCTCCGTTCCAACGAGAACCCTTATGGTCCGTCACCAAAAGCACGGGAAGCAATGGCCAAAAGTATCAACATCAGCAATCGATACGGCTGGAATCTTTCACCAGAATTAATCGCTCTCCTGGCAAAAAAGAATACGGTTTCAGACAACAATATCCTTTTGGGCGCAGGCTCCACCGAAATTTTAGATTTAATACTTCAATATACCGCATTGCAAAAAGGCAATTTTATAATCGCCGAAACAACCTTTGACTACTGGACAGCTCCTGCTGAAAAATTAGGCATAAAAAAAATTGCCGTTCCCTTAACCAAAGACAAAAAACACGATTTAGCTGCCATGCTAAAAGCCATTGATAATGATACCAAAATGGTTTACATCTGCAACCCAAACAACCCGACGGGAACGCTATGTCAAAGAGAAGAACTGATTTCTTTCATCAAAGAAGCAACTCAAAAAACACTTGTTTTTGTAGATGAAGCGTACATCGATTTTACAAACGAACGATCGTTAAGTGATTTAGTGGTCACCAATAAAAATCTGATTATTACCAAAACTTTCTCTAAAATGTATGGCCTGGCAGGCGCCCGTATTGGCTATGCTCTCGCACATTCTGCCACGATTGAGGAATTAAGCATTTTGAAATCGTCTCCCAACTTATCCGTCAGTGTTGTCTCTATTGCCGCGGCGATTGCCTCCCTAAACGATGAAAGTTTCATTCGTCAGGTACGCACCTCCAATGAAGAAGTAAAAAAATACACCATAACACAACTGAATCTTCTTAATTTAACCTGCATCCCTTCCTATTCTAATTTTATTTACTTCTCATTAGAAAATTACAAAAAAGACTATTTCCAGCAATTGAAAGACCACAACATATCAGGAACAAAAATTTATGAAGAAAACGGCAAATGGACCCGAATTACCATAGGCACCATGAAAGAAATGCAACAATTTATTCAAGCCATAAAATAA
- the murB gene encoding UDP-N-acetylmuramate dehydrogenase, whose amino-acid sequence MEIQSNFSLKNYNTFGIEAKARQFVAVHTVAELKTILEENKDEQKFILGGGSNMLLTKDIDALVIHIDLKGKTILKEDDDFVWVESQAGETWHDFVLWTIDNNFGGLENMSLIPGNVGTTPVQNIGAYGTEIKDTFVSCEAINIASQEIKTFTNADCKFGYRESVFKNEVKDQYIITSVIYKLTKRNHKINISYGDITAELAKNNITIPTLKEVSNAVIAIRQSKLPDPKELGNSGSFFKNPILLKSDFEKIHQKFPEMKYYEVSETEVKVPAGWLIEQAGFKGKRFGDAGIHKNQALVLVNYGNATGQEILAVSKDVQKTVFDTFGIQIEAEVNVI is encoded by the coding sequence ATGGAAATCCAATCCAATTTTTCTTTAAAAAACTACAATACTTTTGGCATCGAAGCCAAAGCCAGACAATTTGTTGCCGTACATACGGTTGCTGAACTGAAAACTATTTTAGAAGAAAACAAAGACGAACAAAAATTTATTTTAGGCGGAGGAAGCAATATGCTTTTAACCAAAGACATCGACGCTCTGGTCATTCATATTGATTTAAAAGGAAAAACAATCCTCAAAGAAGACGATGATTTTGTCTGGGTAGAAAGTCAGGCCGGTGAAACCTGGCACGACTTTGTTCTTTGGACCATCGATAATAATTTTGGTGGTTTAGAAAACATGTCATTAATTCCCGGAAATGTGGGAACAACCCCGGTTCAGAATATCGGTGCTTACGGAACCGAGATCAAAGACACTTTTGTTTCGTGCGAAGCGATCAATATTGCTTCTCAGGAAATAAAAACATTCACCAATGCCGACTGTAAATTTGGCTACAGAGAAAGTGTCTTCAAAAATGAAGTAAAAGATCAATATATAATTACCTCGGTAATTTACAAACTAACGAAACGAAATCATAAAATCAACATTTCATACGGAGATATTACCGCTGAACTGGCTAAAAATAACATCACTATTCCTACCTTAAAAGAGGTCAGCAATGCTGTAATTGCGATTAGACAAAGTAAATTACCTGATCCGAAAGAATTAGGAAATAGCGGAAGCTTCTTTAAAAATCCAATTTTATTAAAATCGGATTTCGAAAAAATACACCAGAAGTTTCCCGAAATGAAATATTACGAGGTTTCGGAAACCGAAGTAAAAGTTCCGGCTGGCTGGCTGATTGAGCAGGCCGGTTTTAAAGGAAAACGTTTTGGTGATGCCGGAATTCACAAAAATCAGGCTCTGGTTTTAGTCAATTATGGCAATGCCACAGGGCAAGAAATTCTGGCAGTTTCCAAAGATGTTCAAAAAACTGTTTTTGATACTTTTGGAATTCAGATTGAAGCTGAAGTAAATGTGATCTAA
- a CDS encoding FMN-binding negative transcriptional regulator: MYTPDLYKNEDPESIRTFLKENSFGILINQTHGKLCATHIPIELEVNSDGKEILQGHLSKLNPQAEGFAENDQVLAVFTGPHSYISSSWYDHENVPTWNYIAVHVYGRIKIVDETTSIEQLKKLVDKYEANSVNPVRVENLSAKTMREARGIFGFEIEIDEIQATKKLSQNRDDHNYKNIISELEKTENPQAIAVAKEMAKCRK; the protein is encoded by the coding sequence ATGTACACACCCGACTTATACAAAAACGAAGATCCGGAATCGATCCGAACTTTTCTAAAAGAAAACAGTTTTGGCATCCTGATCAATCAGACACACGGAAAATTATGTGCAACACATATTCCGATAGAACTTGAAGTGAATTCGGACGGAAAAGAAATTTTACAAGGCCATCTTTCCAAACTCAATCCACAAGCAGAAGGTTTTGCCGAAAACGATCAGGTATTAGCTGTTTTTACAGGTCCGCACAGTTACATTTCATCGTCCTGGTACGATCATGAAAATGTTCCAACATGGAATTATATAGCGGTACATGTTTATGGCCGAATCAAAATTGTCGACGAAACCACATCCATAGAACAGCTAAAAAAATTAGTCGACAAATACGAAGCGAATTCAGTGAATCCGGTTCGCGTTGAAAATTTATCGGCCAAAACCATGCGGGAAGCCAGAGGTATTTTTGGCTTCGAAATTGAGATTGACGAAATTCAGGCTACTAAAAAACTCTCCCAAAACAGGGACGATCACAATTATAAAAACATAATTTCGGAGTTAGAAAAAACCGAAAACCCTCAGGCTATTGCTGTTGCAAAAGAAATGGCAAAATGCCGAAAGTAA
- a CDS encoding glycosyltransferase encodes MLITLFYFFIAIVFIQIFYYLGIFGKFAFGKPQEITPKKIPVSVIVCAKNEEENVKKFIPLLAEQNYPDFEIVLIDDASSDETLEVFEEFEQQYSNIRLVKVQNNEAFWGNKKYALTLGIKASKKDYLLFTDADCYPTSTEWITAMTSRFTMNKTIVLGYGGYEKVERSLLNKIIRYETVLTAVQYFSWAKLGLPYMGVGRNLAYKKEEFFNVNGFIEHIQIRSGDDDLFINQAATKNNTTIAYNPESFTYSKPKETYREWFTQKRRHVSTAEHYKFFDKMQLGLFFTSQLFFFLSAIVLLAFQFQWIAVLAILATRYTVAWIVIGFSAGKLKENDLKVWFPFVEIILIFTQINIFITNIFSKPVYWK; translated from the coding sequence ATGCTTATAACTTTATTTTACTTCTTTATTGCTATCGTTTTCATTCAGATTTTCTATTACTTAGGGATTTTTGGAAAGTTCGCTTTCGGCAAACCTCAGGAAATAACTCCAAAGAAAATTCCGGTATCTGTTATCGTCTGCGCAAAAAATGAAGAAGAAAATGTAAAAAAGTTCATCCCTCTTCTTGCGGAACAAAACTACCCTGATTTTGAAATTGTTTTAATTGATGATGCCTCAAGTGATGAAACTCTGGAGGTTTTTGAAGAATTCGAACAGCAGTACAGCAATATTCGTCTGGTAAAAGTGCAAAACAATGAAGCTTTCTGGGGAAACAAAAAATATGCATTAACTTTAGGAATCAAAGCTTCAAAAAAAGACTACTTACTCTTTACCGATGCAGATTGTTATCCAACCTCAACGGAATGGATCACGGCAATGACCTCAAGATTCACCATGAACAAAACGATTGTTTTAGGCTATGGCGGTTATGAAAAAGTAGAACGTTCTTTATTAAACAAAATCATACGTTATGAAACCGTTTTAACGGCTGTTCAATATTTTTCATGGGCCAAACTAGGACTTCCATACATGGGTGTCGGTCGAAACTTAGCCTATAAAAAGGAGGAATTTTTTAATGTAAACGGCTTTATTGAGCACATCCAGATTCGTTCAGGTGATGATGATTTGTTTATCAATCAGGCTGCAACTAAAAACAATACTACCATTGCTTACAACCCTGAAAGTTTCACTTACTCTAAACCAAAGGAAACTTACAGAGAATGGTTTACTCAAAAAAGAAGACATGTTTCTACCGCAGAACATTACAAATTTTTTGATAAAATGCAATTGGGGCTGTTTTTCACCTCACAGTTATTTTTCTTTTTATCAGCAATTGTATTGTTAGCATTTCAGTTTCAATGGATCGCTGTATTGGCTATTTTAGCAACACGTTACACTGTAGCATGGATTGTTATAGGATTTTCTGCCGGTAAGCTAAAAGAAAATGACCTAAAAGTTTGGTTTCCTTTTGTTGAAATCATTCTTATATTCACGCAAATTAATATCTTTATAACTAATATCTTTTCAAAACCGGTATATTGGAAATAA
- a CDS encoding RNA polymerase sigma factor, with product MEINSKIEKAKKGDQIAFTFLLDYFWNEVYSFMLKRTENETIAEDITIETFSKAFDKIASYNPEFQFNTWLIAIAKNVYIDLLRKKKTSLFIEITDNEDQQAYNIADPTPSAEDALIKEQNLSRLLQCIKELKPHYQEVIQLRYFQEMTYQEIALKINEPLSNVKVKLLRAKKLLAEIIERNG from the coding sequence TTGGAAATAAATTCTAAAATAGAAAAAGCTAAAAAAGGCGATCAGATCGCCTTTACTTTTTTATTAGATTATTTCTGGAATGAAGTGTACAGCTTTATGCTGAAGCGTACCGAAAATGAAACCATCGCCGAAGATATTACCATCGAAACCTTCTCTAAAGCTTTCGATAAAATAGCCAGTTACAATCCTGAATTTCAATTCAACACCTGGTTAATTGCTATAGCAAAAAACGTTTATATTGATTTACTGCGTAAAAAGAAAACCAGTCTTTTTATAGAAATCACAGACAACGAAGACCAACAGGCCTACAATATTGCCGACCCTACTCCTTCTGCCGAAGATGCTTTAATTAAAGAACAAAATCTTTCGCGCCTGCTTCAATGCATCAAAGAATTAAAACCTCACTACCAGGAAGTCATTCAGCTTCGTTATTTCCAGGAAATGACTTATCAGGAAATAGCGCTGAAAATCAACGAACCTTTGAGCAATGTCAAAGTAAAATTACTTCGCGCTAAAAAATTACTAGCAGAAATCATCGAACGTAATGGATAA
- a CDS encoding energy transducer TonB, translating into MTKSNIYETNWTDLVFENKNKEYGAYQLRQESSKNTVTALFMGLLLLAGLGSASVLINKFGTHGPVETEPTVLTDPITPVDLTPIQVKPEPPAPPVAPQQTAAAAPVTSTQLVNPVVTAATQATPDVIATNTDNHPVVDNANTGTGNAVNALPPSGGGVETTALTVESKDPVNVAILDKLPEFPGGMTKFYTYVGNNFNRPELDAEKTLRVYVSFVIEKDGSITDIMVKNDPGYGIGKEAIRVLKSLKTKWSPGILNGKPVRTAYNLPITIKTE; encoded by the coding sequence ATGACTAAATCAAACATCTACGAAACCAATTGGACCGATCTTGTTTTCGAAAACAAGAACAAAGAGTACGGCGCTTATCAATTACGCCAGGAGAGCTCAAAAAACACAGTTACAGCGCTGTTTATGGGATTGCTATTATTGGCAGGTCTGGGAAGTGCGTCGGTATTGATTAATAAGTTTGGAACACATGGCCCCGTAGAAACAGAACCAACTGTTCTTACTGACCCCATAACACCTGTAGATCTAACTCCGATTCAGGTAAAACCTGAACCACCGGCACCTCCTGTAGCCCCTCAGCAGACTGCTGCTGCAGCACCCGTTACCAGTACACAATTGGTAAATCCGGTTGTAACAGCCGCAACTCAGGCGACACCTGATGTTATTGCAACAAATACAGACAATCATCCTGTTGTTGACAATGCAAACACCGGAACAGGAAATGCCGTAAATGCATTACCGCCAAGTGGTGGTGGCGTAGAAACTACAGCTTTAACCGTAGAAAGTAAAGATCCTGTTAATGTAGCCATCTTAGACAAACTACCTGAATTTCCGGGAGGAATGACTAAGTTTTATACTTATGTAGGAAACAATTTCAACAGACCGGAACTGGATGCTGAAAAAACCTTAAGAGTGTATGTATCTTTTGTAATTGAAAAAGACGGTTCCATTACAGACATCATGGTAAAAAACGATCCGGGATACGGAATCGGAAAAGAGGCTATCAGGGTATTAAAATCATTAAAAACAAAATGGAGCCCGGGTATTTTAAACGGAAAACCTGTTCGAACTGCCTATAACCTTCCCATCACAATAAAAACAGAATAA
- a CDS encoding PH domain-containing protein translates to MGIFSAILGNAGSVSQEELLKKYGQLLTDREEIEMGFKLLRDTFIFTNKRLILVDVQGLTGSKTEYKSIAYKSITRFSVETAGTFDLDAELKIWVASELHPSIVKQFNKSVNVYDVQKVLAFHVLG, encoded by the coding sequence ATGGGAATATTTTCAGCTATTCTAGGCAATGCCGGCTCTGTTAGTCAGGAGGAGTTATTAAAAAAATACGGACAGCTTTTAACGGACAGAGAAGAAATCGAAATGGGTTTTAAACTACTTCGTGATACTTTTATCTTCACCAACAAAAGATTAATTCTGGTTGATGTACAAGGATTAACAGGAAGCAAAACAGAATACAAATCTATCGCTTACAAAAGTATTACACGTTTCAGTGTAGAAACAGCAGGAACTTTTGATTTGGATGCGGAATTAAAAATCTGGGTTGCAAGCGAATTACACCCAAGCATTGTAAAACAATTTAACAAATCGGTAAATGTGTACGATGTACAAAAAGTACTGGCATTTCACGTTTTAGGTTAA
- a CDS encoding M48 family metalloprotease — MKKKFIVLGVLFAAFGFTKINAQINFGEKALGAVQKGVSGFTFSNADAAALSKAAVDKMDAENQVAAATDPYTLRLNKVFGKYTAGDGYTLNYKVYKLKEVNAFATADGSVRVYSGLMDIMDDNELLAVIGHEIGHVANQDSRDAIKAAYRKEALLEGAASQSATIASVTDSQLGKIGSAIIDSKFSRKQEAEADLFSYEFLKKNGYNVNAEESAFRILAKMSEGNEASFIDKMMSSHPDSKQRAEDAKKRAEKDGLYKPYVQQKIVNTAPAKKGTPAKKAPAKKKK, encoded by the coding sequence ATGAAAAAGAAATTTATAGTATTGGGAGTTTTGTTTGCCGCTTTTGGTTTTACAAAAATAAATGCGCAGATTAATTTTGGTGAAAAAGCATTGGGTGCTGTTCAAAAAGGAGTTAGCGGTTTTACTTTTAGCAATGCAGATGCTGCTGCTTTGTCAAAAGCTGCTGTTGATAAAATGGATGCTGAAAATCAGGTTGCAGCTGCAACTGATCCGTATACTTTAAGATTGAACAAAGTTTTTGGAAAGTATACTGCAGGTGACGGTTACACTTTAAATTATAAAGTTTATAAATTAAAAGAGGTTAATGCTTTTGCAACTGCTGATGGAAGCGTACGTGTATATTCAGGATTGATGGATATTATGGATGACAATGAATTACTGGCAGTAATTGGTCACGAAATTGGTCACGTAGCGAATCAGGATTCCAGAGACGCAATTAAAGCGGCTTATAGAAAAGAAGCTTTGTTAGAAGGAGCTGCTTCTCAATCGGCTACGATTGCAAGTGTTACTGATAGTCAGTTGGGTAAAATAGGTAGTGCTATTATCGACAGTAAGTTTAGCCGTAAGCAAGAAGCAGAAGCCGATTTGTTTTCTTATGAATTTTTAAAGAAAAACGGATACAATGTAAATGCTGAAGAATCGGCATTTAGAATTCTGGCCAAAATGAGTGAAGGCAATGAAGCTTCTTTTATTGATAAGATGATGAGTTCGCATCCGGATTCAAAACAAAGAGCTGAAGATGCTAAGAAAAGAGCGGAGAAAGATGGTTTGTATAAGCCGTATGTACAGCAGAAAATTGTAAATACTGCTCCGGCTAAAAAAGGAACTCCTGCCAAAAAAGCTCCCGCTAAAAAGAAAAAATAA
- the lipA gene encoding lipoyl synthase — protein METVIENIPTGKPKWLKVKLPIGQKYTELRGLVDKYSLNTICTSGSCPNMGECWGEGTATFMILGNVCTRSCGFCGVKTGRPETVDWDEPEKVARSIKIMNIKHAVITSVDRDDLKDGGSIIWIETVKAIRRMNPNTTLETLIPDFQGIERNIDRIVEANPEVVSHNVETVRRLTREVRIQAKYDRSLEVLRYLKEKGINRTKSGIMLGLGETEEEVFQTMTDLRNANVDVVTIGQYLQPSKKHLPVKEFITPDQFARYEKFGLELGFRHVESGPLVRSSYKAQKHIL, from the coding sequence ATGGAAACAGTCATTGAAAATATACCAACGGGAAAACCTAAATGGTTAAAGGTTAAACTTCCTATTGGACAAAAATACACTGAACTTCGTGGTTTGGTTGATAAGTATAGTCTAAACACTATTTGTACTTCGGGAAGCTGCCCAAATATGGGAGAATGCTGGGGTGAAGGTACTGCTACTTTTATGATATTAGGGAATGTATGTACCCGTTCCTGTGGTTTCTGCGGTGTAAAAACCGGACGCCCTGAAACGGTAGATTGGGATGAACCTGAAAAAGTAGCCCGTTCTATAAAAATTATGAACATCAAACATGCTGTAATTACAAGCGTAGACAGGGATGATTTAAAAGACGGTGGCTCAATTATCTGGATTGAAACGGTAAAAGCAATCCGAAGAATGAATCCGAATACGACTCTTGAAACCTTGATTCCTGATTTTCAGGGAATCGAAAGAAATATAGATCGTATCGTAGAGGCTAATCCTGAAGTGGTTTCACACAATGTTGAGACTGTTCGTCGTTTGACTCGTGAAGTACGTATTCAGGCAAAATACGATCGTAGTCTGGAAGTTTTACGTTATCTGAAAGAAAAAGGAATCAACAGAACCAAATCCGGGATTATGCTGGGGCTTGGAGAAACTGAAGAAGAGGTTTTTCAAACGATGACTGATTTACGAAATGCAAATGTTGATGTGGTTACTATTGGGCAATACCTTCAGCCTAGTAAAAAACATTTGCCTGTAAAAGAATTTATAACGCCTGATCAGTTTGCCCGATATGAAAAATTTGGTCTTGAATTAGGTTTCCGTCACGTAGAAAGCGGACCACTGGTTCGTTCTTCTTACAAAGCACAAAAACACATTTTATAA
- the gap gene encoding type I glyceraldehyde-3-phosphate dehydrogenase codes for MKTRIAINGFGRIGRNLFRLLLNHPEIEVIAINDIADNKTMSHLIKYDSIHGVLPFKVSHDEEGIIVDGKHFFFFHEKSISNLDWKSHKIDFVIESTGKFKTHEELNAHIEAGAKKVILSAPSEVDTIKTVVLGVNEAILDGSENIVSNASCTTNNAAPMIKIIDELCGIEQAYITTIHSYTTDQSLHDQPHKDLRRARGASQSIVPTTTGAAKALTKIFPNLHHKIGGCGIRVPVPDGSLTDITFNVKRAVTIEEINKAFEEASKTNLKGILDYTEDPIVSVDVIGNTHSCLFDAQLTSVIDKMVKVVGWYDNEIGYSSRLIDLILLIRKT; via the coding sequence TTGAAAACAAGAATCGCTATAAACGGTTTTGGAAGAATAGGCCGAAATTTATTTCGCTTACTTTTAAACCATCCTGAAATTGAAGTAATTGCCATTAACGACATTGCTGACAACAAAACCATGTCGCATTTGATAAAATACGACAGTATTCACGGAGTCTTACCTTTTAAAGTCAGTCATGACGAGGAAGGAATTATTGTTGATGGAAAACATTTTTTCTTTTTTCATGAAAAAAGCATTTCAAATCTGGATTGGAAAAGCCACAAGATAGATTTTGTAATTGAATCAACAGGAAAGTTTAAAACACACGAAGAACTAAACGCCCATATCGAAGCCGGAGCAAAAAAGGTAATCCTTTCGGCTCCATCAGAAGTTGACACCATCAAAACAGTAGTTTTAGGAGTTAACGAAGCCATTCTTGACGGAAGCGAAAACATTGTTTCGAATGCAAGCTGCACGACAAACAATGCGGCTCCAATGATAAAAATCATCGATGAACTGTGTGGAATTGAGCAGGCTTACATCACAACAATACACTCTTACACCACAGACCAAAGCCTTCATGACCAACCACATAAGGACTTACGTCGTGCGAGAGGGGCAAGCCAGTCGATTGTTCCAACAACTACAGGTGCAGCTAAGGCATTAACAAAAATTTTCCCTAACTTGCATCATAAAATCGGAGGATGCGGAATTCGTGTTCCTGTTCCCGATGGTTCCTTAACAGACATAACGTTTAACGTAAAACGTGCTGTTACGATTGAAGAAATAAATAAAGCATTTGAAGAAGCCTCAAAAACAAATTTAAAAGGAATACTAGATTACACAGAAGATCCAATTGTTTCTGTTGATGTAATTGGCAACACACATTCGTGTTTGTTTGATGCTCAATTAACTTCGGTTATTGACAAAATGGTAAAGGTTGTGGGTTGGTACGATAACGAAATTGGATACTCATCAAGATTGATCGATTTAATTTTACTAATAAGAAAAACCTAA